From Sediminibacterium sp. TEGAF015, a single genomic window includes:
- a CDS encoding TPMT family class I SAM-dependent methyltransferase → MSAFLSADYWNQRYINNAAQWDLGRVSPPLKAYFDQLTDKDIPILIPGAGNSYEAIYLLDHGFTNISVIDIAPAVIQPLQEKFKNQSAIRFIQTDFFDWEGKYDLIVEQTFFCAINPDLREKYVAKMASLLSANGKLAGLLFNRQFEGGPPFGGDKNAYQVLFKKYFQIDIMAPCFNSVPPRAGTELFFKMSRKK, encoded by the coding sequence ATGTCAGCATTTTTATCAGCCGATTACTGGAATCAGCGCTACATAAACAATGCAGCGCAATGGGATTTAGGCAGAGTTTCGCCTCCATTGAAAGCTTATTTTGATCAACTAACCGATAAAGATATTCCCATTTTAATTCCAGGTGCCGGTAATAGCTATGAAGCCATTTATTTATTGGATCATGGATTCACGAATATTTCAGTAATTGATATTGCTCCTGCAGTTATTCAACCCTTACAAGAGAAATTTAAAAATCAATCTGCCATCCGGTTTATACAAACTGACTTTTTTGATTGGGAAGGAAAATATGATTTGATAGTAGAACAGACATTTTTCTGTGCAATCAATCCGGATCTGAGAGAAAAGTATGTAGCTAAAATGGCCAGTCTTTTGTCCGCTAATGGCAAATTGGCTGGCTTATTATTTAACAGACAATTTGAGGGAGGCCCTCCGTTTGGTGGAGATAAAAATGCTTATCAGGTTCTATTTAAAAAATATTTTCAAATAGACATAATGGCTCCCTGCTTTAATTCTGTACCCCCACGAGCCGGTACAGAACTTTTTTTTAAGATGTCAAGAAAAAAATAA
- the accD gene encoding acetyl-CoA carboxylase, carboxyltransferase subunit beta translates to MKKEREEDFEQNLTGAESNPQPAEPAKSRWFTRKNRNILTSTADKKETPEGLWSKCPECNYICTTNELKENLFVCLKCNHHHRIGSEEYFDIIFDNGEYEVLYDEIKSKDFLGFTDLKPYQKRLDDIHAKTDLKDSMRVGVGKANGEALVVACMDFEFIGGSLGSVMGEKFSRAVDYCIEHKLPYLVISKSGGARMMESAFSLMQLAKTSGKLSQLSDAGLPYISMLTDPTFGGISASFGMLGDLNIAEPGALIGFAGPRVIKETIKKDLPEGFQRSEFLLEHGFLDFIIDRKNLKEKLAQLVQLFRS, encoded by the coding sequence ATGAAAAAAGAGCGTGAAGAAGACTTCGAACAAAATTTAACTGGAGCCGAATCCAATCCGCAGCCAGCTGAACCTGCAAAGTCAAGATGGTTTACCCGTAAGAATAGAAATATCCTTACTTCTACTGCAGATAAAAAGGAAACACCGGAAGGTTTATGGAGTAAATGTCCTGAGTGTAACTATATCTGCACCACAAACGAATTAAAAGAAAATTTATTTGTTTGCCTTAAGTGCAACCATCACCATCGTATTGGAAGCGAAGAATATTTTGATATCATATTTGACAATGGTGAGTATGAGGTCTTATACGATGAAATCAAGAGCAAGGATTTCCTTGGATTCACCGATTTGAAACCCTACCAGAAGCGTCTAGATGATATTCATGCAAAAACAGACCTGAAAGATTCCATGCGAGTTGGTGTTGGTAAAGCCAACGGCGAAGCATTGGTGGTTGCCTGTATGGATTTTGAATTTATTGGCGGTTCGCTGGGTAGTGTAATGGGTGAAAAATTCAGCCGTGCGGTAGATTATTGTATTGAACATAAGCTACCCTACCTGGTAATTAGTAAAAGTGGCGGAGCCCGTATGATGGAGAGCGCTTTCAGCTTAATGCAGTTAGCTAAAACTAGCGGCAAACTTTCGCAACTTAGCGATGCTGGCTTACCATATATTTCTATGTTAACCGATCCAACTTTTGGAGGTATTTCAGCCAGCTTTGGTATGCTAGGCGACTTAAATATTGCTGAACCTGGCGCATTGATTGGGTTTGCGGGTCCTAGGGTAATTAAGGAAACCATTAAAAAAGATCTTCCGGAAGGATTCCAACGCAGTGAATTCCTATTGGAACATGGTTTTCTTGACTTTATTATCGATCGGAAAAATCTGAAAGAAAAGCTCGCACAACTGGTGCAATTATTCAGAAGCTAA
- a CDS encoding DUF3810 domain-containing protein: protein MLVKDQNNLKICISLGILAIISLFLGSWEGFVENCYVATIYPLLSNWLRSFSHFFPFNIGDWMYAGIIILIIRLFFQRKWANLGILLFSTLIVFQLCWGINYYRKGIAAQLKLTKATYSNNEINAITHQLIDSANYYRKIIGNGSLPHMTIEQLVQEAQKGYRNASYRFPFLAIEVKSVKRSWLTPIADYIGFSGYFIPFTGEANLRDDLPAVLNPYIVCHEIAHQLGYASESEASFVGLLAAEASSNPTLKYSLYLDLLGYALYEQYLLSASLPYADFENIVIENRSRMDTLVKKDRKEIRDFFNQRKNAISPISNELYDQFLKMQQQAAGIKSYNEIIAWYINYQKTKS, encoded by the coding sequence ATGCTTGTAAAAGATCAAAATAACCTGAAAATCTGTATTTCACTGGGTATTTTGGCAATTATAAGCTTGTTTTTAGGGTCATGGGAGGGATTTGTGGAAAACTGTTACGTGGCTACTATTTATCCACTTTTGTCCAATTGGCTAAGATCCTTCTCCCATTTTTTCCCTTTTAATATTGGAGACTGGATGTATGCCGGTATTATTATCCTCATCATCCGACTGTTTTTTCAAAGAAAATGGGCCAATTTGGGTATCCTACTTTTTAGTACACTTATTGTTTTCCAGCTTTGCTGGGGGATCAATTATTACCGAAAGGGCATAGCAGCTCAGTTGAAACTGACTAAAGCAACTTATTCCAACAATGAAATCAATGCAATCACCCATCAATTGATTGATTCAGCCAATTACTATCGCAAAATAATTGGAAACGGGTCTTTACCTCATATGACTATTGAGCAATTGGTGCAGGAAGCTCAGAAAGGTTACCGGAACGCATCCTATCGTTTCCCGTTTTTAGCCATTGAGGTTAAGTCTGTAAAAAGAAGTTGGCTTACACCTATTGCGGACTATATTGGTTTTTCAGGTTACTTTATTCCTTTTACCGGCGAAGCCAATCTGAGAGATGATTTGCCAGCGGTGCTTAATCCATATATCGTCTGTCACGAAATTGCACATCAGCTGGGCTATGCCAGTGAGAGTGAAGCTAGTTTTGTGGGACTGCTGGCTGCTGAAGCCAGTTCTAATCCCACCCTGAAATATTCACTTTATTTGGATTTGCTTGGATATGCATTGTACGAACAATATCTGCTTTCCGCTTCTTTACCCTATGCTGATTTTGAAAATATTGTTATTGAAAACAGAAGCAGAATGGACACCCTGGTAAAAAAAGACAGAAAGGAAATCAGGGATTTTTTTAATCAGCGAAAAAATGCAATCAGTCCCATCAGTAATGAACTGTATGACCAATTTTTAAAAATGCAACAACAAGCTGCAGGCATTAAGAGTTATAATGAAATCATTGCCTGGTATATCAACTATCAAAAAACAAAATCATGA
- the rpmF gene encoding 50S ribosomal protein L32 — protein sequence MPNPKRRHSQQRSAKRRTHYVAQEVTLSKDSTTGEIHVRHRAHVSEGKLFYKGKLVAEKAPLKA from the coding sequence ATGCCAAATCCAAAACGCAGACATTCACAGCAAAGAAGTGCTAAAAGAAGAACGCACTATGTAGCACAGGAAGTTACTTTAAGCAAAGATTCTACTACTGGAGAAATTCATGTTCGCCACCGTGCGCATGTAAGCGAAGGTAAATTGTTCTATAAGGGAAAACTGGTAGCTGAGAAAGCTCCATTGAAAGCGTAA
- a CDS encoding helical backbone metal receptor, translating into MQNQRIVSLVPSITELLYELGLGDQVVGITKFCVHPESWFCSKTRIGGTKQIHIGKIKSLNPTLIIASKEENVKDQVEALMDCAEMLVTDVVDYDSALEMIASIGKATCKSTIASTIITNIQKEFQHLAAVLKYKQLHSLPCAYLIWKDPYMVAGGDTFIHAMLQKINCHNTYMNHLRYPIVQFQDQEWQNAQIVFLSSEPYPFKEIHLNELRSLYPEKTFVLADGEMFSWYGSRMLYAPSYFIKLLELLK; encoded by the coding sequence TTGCAAAACCAAAGAATCGTTTCTCTCGTTCCCAGTATTACAGAGCTTTTATATGAGCTTGGTTTGGGGGATCAGGTAGTTGGTATCACAAAATTCTGTGTACACCCTGAATCTTGGTTTTGTAGCAAAACCAGAATTGGAGGCACCAAACAAATTCATATTGGGAAAATCAAATCCCTTAACCCAACACTGATTATTGCAAGTAAGGAAGAAAATGTAAAAGATCAGGTTGAGGCTTTAATGGATTGTGCGGAAATGCTGGTTACGGATGTTGTTGACTATGATTCTGCTTTAGAAATGATTGCATCAATTGGAAAAGCAACCTGTAAGTCAACAATCGCCAGTACAATCATCACTAATATTCAAAAAGAATTTCAGCACCTTGCGGCAGTTTTGAAATACAAGCAGTTACACTCCCTCCCATGTGCTTATCTTATTTGGAAAGATCCTTATATGGTTGCAGGTGGAGATACCTTTATTCATGCCATGCTACAGAAAATAAATTGCCACAATACCTATATGAATCATTTACGATATCCCATCGTTCAATTTCAGGATCAGGAATGGCAAAATGCTCAGATCGTTTTCTTATCCAGTGAACCCTACCCTTTTAAAGAAATCCATCTCAACGAACTGCGGAGTTTATATCCTGAGAAAACATTTGTATTGGCAGACGGAGAAATGTTTAGCTGGTATGGCAGCAGAATGTTGTACGCCCCTTCGTATTTTATAAAGCTGTTGGAACTGTTAAAGTAA
- a CDS encoding 1-acyl-sn-glycerol-3-phosphate acyltransferase — protein MFRDLCRILLRLSGWKLDPNLPKDIHKSIVIAAPHTSNWDFWYMILSFGIYGLQIRFTVKKEWMRFPFNIIMRPLGGIAIDRSPRQDGNRPSLVEGMVQLFNDNTDLIIVITPEGTRSKQAAWKTGFFYVAQNANVPILLGYVDYKTKTAGIGKKIIPTSYESTMKEIMDFYQHIHPKFPEKFALDQSFL, from the coding sequence ATGTTCCGCGATCTTTGCAGAATTCTCTTACGATTAAGCGGATGGAAATTGGATCCCAATCTACCCAAGGATATACACAAATCAATTGTTATAGCTGCTCCACATACCAGTAACTGGGATTTCTGGTATATGATACTGTCATTTGGTATCTATGGTTTACAGATTAGATTTACTGTAAAAAAAGAGTGGATGCGGTTCCCTTTCAATATCATCATGCGCCCTTTGGGTGGCATTGCTATTGACAGAAGTCCCAGACAAGACGGAAATAGGCCCAGTTTGGTAGAAGGAATGGTTCAATTGTTTAATGATAATACTGACTTAATAATTGTCATTACACCAGAGGGAACTCGCAGTAAACAAGCTGCCTGGAAAACCGGTTTCTTTTATGTAGCTCAAAATGCCAATGTCCCAATTCTTTTAGGTTATGTAGATTATAAAACCAAAACCGCTGGCATTGGGAAAAAAATAATTCCTACCAGTTACGAATCAACCATGAAAGAGATCATGGATTTTTATCAGCATATACATCCCAAATTCCCCGAAAAATTTGCGTTAGATCAAAGCTTTTTGTAG
- the smpB gene encoding SsrA-binding protein SmpB: protein MMNNRQAYFNYHIEEKYVAGIVLLGTEVKSIRDGKLSFNDAFCLFDDGELWVRGLYIAEYSHGTSNNHIAVHDRKLLLKKRELKKLQLKLKDKGYTVVPLKVFFTDKGFVKVEIGLARGKKLHDKRETIKNRDVEKQIKRFLG from the coding sequence ATGATGAACAATAGACAGGCTTATTTTAACTACCATATAGAAGAAAAATATGTGGCTGGTATTGTTTTACTTGGAACGGAAGTAAAATCCATACGGGATGGTAAGCTGAGTTTCAATGATGCTTTCTGCCTTTTTGATGACGGGGAACTCTGGGTGCGTGGTCTATACATTGCCGAATATAGTCATGGCACTTCTAATAATCATATTGCGGTTCATGACAGAAAATTATTACTGAAAAAAAGAGAACTCAAAAAGCTTCAATTGAAATTAAAAGACAAAGGCTATACTGTAGTTCCTTTGAAAGTTTTCTTTACAGATAAAGGGTTTGTAAAAGTAGAAATTGGTTTGGCAAGAGGTAAAAAATTACATGACAAGAGAGAGACCATCAAAAACCGGGATGTAGAAAAGCAAATCAAAAGATTCTTAGGATAA
- the plsX gene encoding phosphate acyltransferase PlsX has product MNIGLDMMGGDFAPLEAVKGIRLYLNNPVNSVNLYCIGDENLVQPLLNEYQLSSPNLHFVHAPETIGYHEHPTKALKEKQKSSIAIGFHLLATGKIDAFISAGNTGAMLVGAMFSIKAIEGVNRPTIATVMPKLNGQTGVLLDVGLNADCKPEVLNQFAVLGSLYAEHILGIQTPSVGLINVGEEEGKGNILAQATYPLLKDNNQIRFVGNIEGRDFFNDKADVMVCDGFTGNIVLKMAESFYDIAKERNLTNDAYLNRFHYENYGGTPVLGVAKPVIIGHGISNDKAFSNMITLAEKMISSDICNKMAASFKAS; this is encoded by the coding sequence ATGAATATAGGATTAGACATGATGGGAGGTGATTTTGCACCGTTAGAAGCGGTGAAAGGGATACGCTTATACCTGAACAATCCTGTTAATTCAGTAAACTTATATTGTATAGGTGATGAAAACCTGGTACAACCTCTTTTAAATGAGTACCAGCTTTCATCACCTAATTTGCATTTTGTACATGCTCCTGAAACCATTGGTTATCATGAGCACCCGACCAAAGCCCTGAAGGAAAAACAAAAATCATCCATTGCCATTGGATTTCACTTATTGGCTACTGGGAAAATTGATGCATTCATCAGTGCTGGTAATACAGGAGCGATGTTGGTGGGAGCCATGTTCAGCATCAAAGCAATTGAAGGCGTAAACAGACCAACCATTGCTACGGTTATGCCTAAATTAAATGGTCAAACAGGCGTTTTACTGGATGTGGGTCTTAATGCAGATTGCAAACCCGAAGTATTGAACCAATTTGCCGTATTGGGCAGTTTATATGCTGAACATATTCTTGGTATACAAACGCCCAGTGTTGGTTTAATTAATGTAGGTGAAGAAGAAGGCAAAGGAAATATTCTTGCACAGGCAACCTATCCCCTGTTAAAAGACAACAATCAGATACGGTTTGTTGGGAATATTGAGGGAAGGGATTTCTTCAATGACAAAGCTGACGTAATGGTTTGCGATGGATTCACTGGTAATATCGTTTTAAAAATGGCTGAATCCTTTTATGACATTGCAAAAGAAAGGAACCTTACCAATGACGCATATTTAAATCGTTTTCACTACGAGAACTATGGTGGTACTCCGGTTCTTGGAGTTGCAAAGCCTGTTATTATTGGACACGGTATTAGTAATGATAAAGCCTTCTCCAATATGATTACATTGGCAGAAAAAATGATCAGCAGTGATATCTGCAATAAAATGGCTGCATCATTTAAAGCCTCCTAA
- a CDS encoding YceD family protein: MNHRREYEIAFVGLKPGVHLYEYKVDDKFFIPYGEQDFSQCDATVKLYLDKKSGFMQLKFDIDGSIQAGCDRCGNTLPLQLWDEFNIIVKMVDEPETMNEQEEDPDVYYIGRNESHLMVADWIYEFVNLSIPLQKICSPEEMGGPKCNKEVLEKLKKMEEDATKDSTPTIWKGLEKFKDLE, translated from the coding sequence ATGAATCATCGGCGCGAATATGAGATCGCATTTGTGGGTTTGAAGCCGGGTGTTCATTTGTACGAATACAAGGTAGACGACAAGTTCTTTATTCCGTATGGCGAGCAGGATTTCAGCCAGTGTGATGCAACCGTAAAACTGTATCTCGACAAAAAATCGGGATTCATGCAGTTGAAATTCGATATTGACGGTAGCATTCAGGCAGGTTGCGATCGTTGTGGCAACACACTTCCACTTCAACTCTGGGACGAGTTCAACATCATCGTAAAAATGGTGGACGAACCCGAAACCATGAATGAGCAGGAAGAAGATCCCGATGTATATTATATCGGAAGAAATGAAAGCCACCTGATGGTTGCAGATTGGATTTACGAGTTTGTAAACCTGAGCATCCCATTGCAAAAAATCTGTTCACCAGAAGAAATGGGTGGGCCAAAATGCAATAAAGAAGTGTTAGAGAAGTTAAAAAAGATGGAAGAAGATGCTACCAAAGACAGCACTCCTACTATCTGGAAAGGGTTAGAAAAATTTAAAGACCTAGAATAA
- a CDS encoding LysR family transcriptional regulator yields the protein MISTRHMVFMHVAELQSFSKASQVLFISQPAISKHIQLLEAHYQTKLFERKGLQIELTAAGQLLLNRLQTVKTIEQQTEFDISVLQDALQARGNLKLGASTTVALYILPKVLSAFNQQFQQIEISLLNRNSESVKEALLNKQINLGIIEENSKVPQIQYTQFITDKVIAVCSSNSRVLKKKNYSIQELIELPVALREVGSGTLAVLKRGLSKHKINISQLKVKVRLGGTEALKNFLLASDAIGFLPNISVQKELKAGELKEIQIEGLHLQRQFFFIERRGEKSELNKVFIKLAKSIYNY from the coding sequence ATGATATCTACGCGACACATGGTTTTCATGCATGTTGCAGAACTGCAGAGTTTCTCAAAAGCCAGTCAGGTATTGTTTATTTCACAACCTGCTATCAGCAAGCATATTCAATTACTGGAAGCTCATTATCAGACCAAACTTTTTGAGAGAAAGGGATTACAAATTGAGTTGACTGCAGCAGGTCAGTTGCTGCTTAATCGTTTACAAACTGTAAAAACCATTGAGCAACAAACTGAATTTGATATTTCTGTTTTACAGGATGCTTTGCAGGCAAGGGGTAATTTAAAATTAGGTGCAAGTACAACGGTAGCCCTGTATATATTACCAAAAGTTTTATCTGCTTTTAATCAGCAATTTCAGCAGATTGAAATAAGTCTATTGAATCGCAATTCAGAATCGGTTAAAGAAGCTTTACTCAATAAACAAATCAATTTAGGTATTATAGAAGAAAATAGTAAAGTACCACAAATTCAATATACCCAATTCATTACCGACAAAGTCATTGCAGTATGCAGCAGCAATAGCAGGGTACTCAAGAAAAAAAACTATTCAATCCAGGAACTCATAGAGTTACCTGTTGCTTTGAGAGAAGTAGGTAGTGGCACTTTGGCTGTACTAAAAAGAGGATTATCTAAACACAAGATTAATATATCCCAATTAAAAGTAAAAGTTAGACTGGGGGGAACAGAAGCGCTAAAAAACTTCTTATTGGCATCAGATGCCATAGGATTCCTTCCCAATATTTCTGTTCAAAAAGAACTGAAAGCGGGTGAATTAAAAGAAATACAAATTGAAGGACTTCATTTACAAAGACAGTTTTTCTTTATAGAAAGAAGAGGTGAAAAAAGTGAACTGAATAAAGTTTTTATAAAATTAGCTAAATCAATATATAACTATTAG
- a CDS encoding pyridoxal-phosphate dependent enzyme: MWKKNVLETIGNTPMIQLNKVSKGLPGTILAKVDYFNPGNSIKDRMALKMVEVAEQEGKLKPGGTIIEGTSGNTGMGLALAACVKGYKCIFVTTDKQSKEKVDILKAVGAEVIVCPTNVMPDDPRSYYSVAKRLGKEIPNSMYMNQYDNLANRQAHYESTGPEIWEQTEGKITHLVCTAGTGGTITGTAMYLKEKNPNIQIWAIDVYGSLLTNYYQTGEVNMDYVHPYISEGFGEDFVPQNYDMSVIDHFEQVTDKDGAVMARRIAKEEGLFCGYSAGSCLQGLMQLKDKLPSDAVVVCIFHDHGSRYVGKVYNDQWMMERGFLDVKTFKDIVNGRQAKRLISVGIDDTVAEAVSLMKKYDIEHIPVMQDGQPIGAVSENGLFQKVFGNPDIKDAKVGSVTEHPYPVVDFDTPVERLGSLINKETGAVLAKDEKGDYHIVTKYDVLQSLAK, from the coding sequence ATGTGGAAGAAAAACGTATTGGAGACAATTGGTAACACGCCAATGATTCAGTTGAATAAAGTATCAAAGGGTTTACCAGGAACCATTTTAGCCAAAGTAGATTATTTTAATCCAGGTAATTCCATCAAAGATCGTATGGCATTGAAAATGGTGGAAGTGGCAGAACAGGAAGGGAAATTAAAACCCGGCGGAACCATTATTGAGGGCACCAGTGGAAATACAGGTATGGGGCTTGCCTTAGCAGCGTGTGTAAAAGGTTACAAGTGTATTTTCGTTACTACTGACAAACAATCCAAGGAAAAAGTAGACATATTAAAAGCTGTGGGTGCCGAAGTAATTGTTTGCCCTACGAATGTAATGCCAGATGACCCCAGAAGCTATTACAGTGTTGCAAAAAGACTGGGAAAGGAAATTCCCAATTCTATGTACATGAACCAGTACGACAATCTAGCCAATCGTCAGGCGCATTACGAAAGCACGGGTCCTGAAATATGGGAACAGACTGAAGGTAAAATAACACACCTAGTTTGCACCGCTGGTACAGGTGGCACCATTACAGGTACAGCCATGTATTTAAAAGAAAAAAATCCAAATATTCAAATATGGGCTATTGACGTGTACGGTTCTTTGCTAACGAATTATTATCAGACCGGAGAAGTGAATATGGATTATGTACATCCCTATATCAGTGAAGGCTTTGGGGAAGATTTTGTTCCTCAAAACTACGACATGAGTGTAATTGATCATTTTGAACAGGTAACCGATAAGGATGGTGCAGTTATGGCAAGACGAATTGCCAAAGAAGAAGGCCTGTTCTGTGGATACAGTGCTGGCAGTTGTTTGCAGGGATTGATGCAATTAAAAGATAAATTACCTTCAGATGCCGTTGTGGTTTGTATATTCCATGATCATGGAAGCCGATATGTAGGTAAAGTGTACAATGATCAGTGGATGATGGAGAGAGGATTTCTGGATGTAAAAACCTTCAAGGATATTGTGAATGGCAGACAAGCCAAGCGTTTGATTTCTGTGGGTATTGATGATACCGTTGCAGAAGCAGTATCGCTCATGAAAAAATACGATATTGAACATATCCCAGTAATGCAGGATGGACAGCCTATTGGTGCGGTTTCGGAAAATGGATTGTTTCAAAAAGTTTTTGGCAACCCTGACATAAAAGATGCTAAAGTAGGCAGTGTTACCGAGCATCCCTACCCTGTTGTAGACTTTGACACACCCGTTGAAAGATTGGGAAGTCTGATAAATAAGGAAACAGGTGCAGTGCTGGCAAAGGATGAAAAAGGCGACTACCATATAGTAACCAAGTATGATGTATTGCAGAGTTTAGCTAAATAA
- a CDS encoding threonine synthase, producing the protein MKIQSTISLSLSTIKSLECSSCGKSYDHTIIQTFSTCCNVPLSAAYDLPTAGTNFIRTEDYSMWRYRQVLPVLSKANIVTLGEGFTPMSQLKKLATQLGLQELWLKDDAKNPTGSFKARGLSMGVSKAKELGIRKMVIPTAGNAGGALSAYCAKAEIEATVIMPRHTADTLKEECRLYGAQLILLDGLIDACGKMARSIAAETGAFDMSTMKEPYRLEGKKTLGYEIAEQFNWSLPDIIIYPAGGGTGLIGIWKAFKELVSMGIVDGPLPKMVLVQSDQCAPMVHLFKDGKLPDNYAPQSSAAYGLAVPYPFATQMMLNVLSESKGTALTVSENEMDEGIQHIAGIEGQLLSPEGAATYIAAKKLLHAQFIQPSDRVVMVNTGSWYKYR; encoded by the coding sequence ATGAAAATCCAATCAACAATCAGTTTGTCCTTATCTACAATCAAATCACTGGAATGCAGCAGTTGTGGCAAATCTTATGATCATACTATTATTCAGACTTTTTCAACCTGTTGCAACGTGCCCTTGAGTGCAGCGTATGATTTACCAACAGCAGGTACAAATTTTATAAGAACCGAAGACTATTCTATGTGGAGATACCGGCAGGTATTGCCTGTATTGAGTAAGGCAAATATTGTAACGCTTGGTGAAGGATTTACACCTATGAGTCAATTGAAAAAATTAGCAACACAATTAGGATTGCAGGAATTGTGGTTAAAAGACGATGCTAAAAACCCTACCGGGTCATTTAAAGCAAGAGGGCTGAGTATGGGCGTCTCCAAAGCAAAGGAATTGGGTATCCGCAAAATGGTAATACCTACCGCAGGTAACGCCGGAGGTGCTTTGAGTGCCTATTGTGCCAAAGCTGAAATTGAAGCTACTGTTATTATGCCAAGGCACACTGCTGATACATTAAAAGAAGAATGCCGTTTGTATGGAGCACAATTAATTCTTCTTGACGGATTAATTGATGCATGCGGTAAAATGGCAAGATCCATTGCTGCAGAAACTGGAGCATTTGACATGTCAACAATGAAAGAGCCATACCGGTTAGAGGGAAAAAAAACACTGGGTTATGAAATTGCTGAACAATTCAACTGGTCATTACCCGATATTATCATTTATCCCGCTGGAGGCGGAACCGGGTTGATTGGCATTTGGAAAGCTTTTAAAGAATTAGTTAGCATGGGAATTGTAGACGGCCCTCTACCGAAAATGGTTTTAGTTCAATCCGATCAATGTGCACCAATGGTGCATCTTTTTAAGGATGGAAAGCTGCCTGACAATTATGCGCCACAGTCTTCAGCGGCATATGGATTGGCAGTCCCCTATCCATTTGCCACACAAATGATGCTGAACGTACTAAGCGAAAGTAAAGGAACTGCATTAACAGTTTCAGAAAACGAAATGGACGAAGGCATTCAGCATATTGCAGGCATTGAGGGACAATTACTGAGTCCTGAAGGTGCCGCTACATATATTGCTGCAAAAAAATTATTACATGCCCAATTTATTCAACCTTCCGACCGAGTTGTAATGGTGAATACCGGATCATGGTACAAATACAGATAA
- the fbaA gene encoding class II fructose-bisphosphate aldolase, with protein MKKYSSGILFGAELEALYNDAKENQFALPAVNTIGTNTINATLETAAKVNSPVIIQFSNGGAQFVAGKGMPNDALQGNISGGISGALHIHNVAKHYGVPVVLHTDHAAKKWLPWVSGLIDAGEQFYKEKGRPLFSSHMLDLSEEPIEENIATSVEFYKRMAPLGMSIEIELGVTGGEEDGVDNSDVENDKLYTQPQHVAYAYTELSKVGNMFTVAAAFGNVHGVYKPGNVELRPEILKNSQDYIQAELKTGPKPVYFVFHGGSGSPQSQIREAIGYGAIKMNIDTDLQWAFWEGIKDFYQKNQDYLQGQLGNPEGADKPNKKFYDPRVWLRKAEESFSKRLEVAFEDLNCINRNA; from the coding sequence ATGAAAAAATACAGCTCTGGGATACTATTTGGAGCAGAACTGGAAGCATTGTATAACGATGCAAAGGAAAACCAGTTTGCACTCCCTGCCGTTAATACCATCGGCACCAACACGATTAATGCAACTTTAGAAACTGCAGCTAAAGTTAACTCTCCTGTAATTATTCAGTTTTCTAATGGGGGAGCTCAGTTTGTAGCAGGAAAAGGAATGCCGAATGATGCTTTACAGGGAAATATCTCTGGCGGTATTTCAGGTGCCTTACATATTCACAATGTAGCCAAGCATTATGGCGTACCCGTAGTTTTACACACTGACCATGCAGCAAAAAAATGGTTACCATGGGTAAGCGGTTTAATTGATGCTGGTGAGCAATTTTATAAGGAAAAAGGTCGTCCTCTATTCAGCTCACATATGCTGGATTTGTCAGAAGAGCCAATTGAAGAAAACATTGCCACTTCAGTTGAATTTTACAAGCGAATGGCTCCTTTAGGAATGAGCATTGAAATTGAACTTGGTGTAACCGGCGGAGAAGAAGATGGTGTAGACAATAGTGATGTTGAAAACGACAAATTATATACACAACCACAACATGTTGCGTATGCTTATACTGAATTGAGTAAAGTGGGCAATATGTTCACGGTTGCCGCTGCATTCGGTAATGTGCACGGTGTGTATAAACCAGGAAATGTTGAATTGCGTCCTGAAATATTAAAGAATAGCCAGGACTATATACAAGCTGAATTAAAGACAGGCCCTAAACCTGTTTATTTCGTATTTCATGGCGGAAGCGGCTCACCTCAAAGCCAAATCAGAGAAGCAATTGGGTACGGTGCTATCAAAATGAATATCGATACAGACCTACAGTGGGCTTTCTGGGAAGGAATTAAAGATTTTTACCAGAAAAACCAAGACTATTTGCAAGGGCAGTTGGGAAATCCTGAAGGTGCAGATAAGCCCAATAAAAAATTCTATGATCCTAGGGTTTGGTTGAGAAAAGCAGAAGAAAGCTTTTCAAAACGCCTAGAAGTGGCTTTTGAAGACCTGAACTGCATCAATCGTAACGCTTAG